In Anaerolineales bacterium, one DNA window encodes the following:
- a CDS encoding SDR family oxidoreductase produces MDWFDISGRKAIVTGGASGLAEGMAEGLLQAGAEVVIMDIAAGLPKLVQGFQAQGFKASGITVNIADRDQLPQAFEQALDMLGGQLDILIPAAGIQRRNRCEDFTLTDWDDVMNINLTAVFTICQLAGRTMLKQQFGKIINIASALSFFGGFTVPAYAASKGGVAQLTKALSNEWASQGINVNAIAPGYMKTKMNDGILSDAQRYESITSRIPAKRWGEPDDLKGVVVFLASHASDYINGAIIPVDGGYLGF; encoded by the coding sequence ATGGACTGGTTCGACATCTCTGGCCGCAAGGCTATCGTTACTGGCGGTGCCTCGGGTCTGGCAGAGGGGATGGCCGAAGGTCTTCTGCAGGCTGGGGCGGAAGTGGTCATCATGGACATTGCCGCCGGGTTGCCGAAGTTGGTCCAGGGATTCCAGGCTCAGGGTTTCAAGGCCAGCGGGATTACCGTCAACATTGCGGACCGCGACCAGCTGCCCCAGGCCTTCGAACAGGCGTTGGACATGTTGGGGGGGCAGCTGGATATCCTTATCCCGGCGGCGGGCATACAGAGAAGGAACCGGTGCGAGGACTTTACGCTGACCGACTGGGACGACGTGATGAACATCAACCTCACCGCGGTCTTCACCATCTGCCAACTGGCCGGAAGGACGATGCTCAAGCAGCAGTTCGGTAAGATCATTAACATCGCCTCCGCGCTCAGCTTCTTCGGCGGGTTCACCGTCCCTGCCTACGCAGCCAGCAAGGGCGGCGTGGCTCAACTGACCAAGGCGCTGTCCAACGAATGGGCATCGCAGGGAATCAACGTCAACGCGATCGCACCGGGCTACATGAAGACAAAGATGAACGACGGCATTCTGTCTGATGCGCAGCGCTATGAGAGCATCACCAGTCGTATCCCAGCGAAGCGATGGGGCGAGCCAGATGACCTGAAAGGGGTGGTGGTCTTCTTGGCGTCCCACGCTTCCGACTACATCAACGGGGCGATTATCCCCGTGGACGGCGGATATTTAGGATTCTAA
- a CDS encoding transketolase family protein has protein sequence MSEMIATRVAFGQALAEFGDNPDIFVLDADLACCTMSMYFRDKYPQRFFNIGIAEGNMVGVAAGIATTGKNVFACSFAMFSAGRAWERVRNSVAYPRLNVKIVGTHGGISVGEDGPTHQAIEDIAIMRAIPNMIVVCPSDAVETREAVRALIDYKGPAYLRLGRGPAEIINNVPGYRFDLFKGFVCRPGSDIAIISTGLMVQESIKASKLLEKNGISAEVVNLHTIKPLDRELILQAAQDKLLIVTVEEHNIIGGLGGAVAELLSGERPTRIMRLGMQDEFASSGKAADLLKRFSLDAEGIAASILKVLTEPAIRKMHLTRDGKEAF, from the coding sequence ATGAGTGAGATGATCGCCACCCGGGTGGCATTCGGACAGGCGTTAGCAGAATTCGGCGACAACCCGGACATTTTCGTGCTGGACGCGGATCTGGCCTGCTGCACGATGTCGATGTATTTTCGGGATAAGTACCCCCAGCGCTTCTTCAACATTGGCATCGCCGAGGGCAACATGGTCGGGGTGGCCGCTGGCATCGCCACTACCGGAAAGAACGTATTTGCCTGTTCTTTCGCCATGTTTTCCGCGGGGCGAGCCTGGGAGCGGGTACGCAACTCCGTAGCCTATCCGCGCCTGAACGTGAAGATCGTCGGCACCCACGGAGGTATTTCAGTCGGCGAGGACGGACCCACCCACCAGGCCATCGAGGATATCGCCATCATGCGGGCGATCCCTAACATGATCGTGGTCTGCCCATCCGATGCGGTTGAGACCCGGGAAGCCGTCCGGGCTCTAATCGATTACAAAGGACCGGCTTACCTGCGTCTCGGACGCGGTCCGGCGGAGATCATCAACAATGTTCCCGGCTACCGCTTCGATCTCTTCAAGGGATTTGTCTGCCGACCTGGTAGCGACATCGCGATCATCAGCACCGGCCTCATGGTCCAGGAGAGCATCAAGGCCAGCAAACTACTGGAAAAAAACGGCATTTCCGCTGAGGTGGTCAACTTGCACACGATCAAGCCCCTTGACCGGGAGCTGATTCTGCAGGCTGCCCAGGACAAACTGCTGATTGTGACGGTAGAGGAGCACAACATAATCGGTGGTCTGGGTGGCGCAGTCGCAGAACTCCTGAGCGGTGAACGCCCGACCCGTATCATGCGGTTGGGTATGCAGGACGAGTTTGCCAGCTCGGGGAAAGCTGCCGATCTCCTGAAGCGCTTCTCCTTGGACGCGGAAGGTATTGCTGCGAGCATCCTGAAAGTCCTGACGGAACCGGCAATCCGGAAAATGCATCTAACCCGAGATGGAAAGGAAGCCTTTTAA
- a CDS encoding transketolase gives MSTKHSLYCKAASNIRKNILETVNNAGSGHIGGSFSIVEILVALYFSEMKINISNPSWEDRDRLVLSKGHASPALYSVLAEKGFFAPELLKQFRSIDSPFSGHADMHVPGVDMSTGSLGQGLSVAVGMALAGKATRKEYRVFCILGDGELEEGQIWEAAMSAGHFQLGNLVAIVDNNGLQIDGAIQDIMSSYPIDQKFEAFNWNVICIDGHDYDQIIQSIRNAGHKKGVPTVIVAKTIKGRGVSFMENNFAWHGKPPSQDEYTKAMGELRASDGGGAHE, from the coding sequence ATGTCCACAAAGCATTCGTTGTACTGCAAGGCAGCTTCAAACATCAGGAAGAACATCTTGGAAACCGTGAATAATGCTGGGTCCGGTCACATTGGGGGATCGTTTTCGATTGTGGAAATTCTGGTCGCACTATATTTTTCTGAAATGAAAATCAATATCAGCAATCCGTCTTGGGAAGACCGGGACCGGCTGGTCCTATCTAAGGGTCACGCCAGCCCTGCGTTGTACAGCGTGCTTGCCGAGAAGGGATTCTTCGCGCCGGAGCTGTTGAAACAGTTCCGCAGTATCGACAGCCCGTTTTCCGGTCATGCGGATATGCACGTACCGGGTGTGGACATGTCCACGGGATCACTGGGGCAGGGTTTATCTGTGGCGGTGGGCATGGCCCTAGCAGGGAAAGCCACAAGGAAGGAGTACCGGGTCTTCTGCATTCTCGGCGATGGAGAACTGGAGGAAGGCCAGATCTGGGAAGCGGCGATGAGCGCTGGTCACTTTCAACTTGGTAACCTGGTCGCCATCGTGGACAACAATGGCCTGCAGATCGACGGAGCCATCCAGGATATCATGTCCAGCTATCCGATCGATCAGAAATTCGAGGCTTTCAACTGGAACGTGATCTGCATTGACGGGCACGATTACGACCAGATCATACAATCCATCCGCAATGCCGGGCATAAAAAAGGTGTTCCCACGGTGATCGTGGCCAAAACGATAAAAGGCAGGGGTGTGTCCTTCATGGAGAACAACTTCGCCTGGCACGGGAAGCCTCCCAGCCAGGACGAGTATACAAAAGCCATGGGCGAGCTCCGCGCCTCAGATGGCGGAGGTGCGCATGAGTGA
- the queG gene encoding tRNA epoxyqueuosine(34) reductase QueG gives MTRSQTMTPTKMADIPEDLKERIKIKAKQLGFILAGVTSPQPPAHHHVFEEWLNKNMHGSMHYLAEERNRIRRADPKKILPECKSILVLAMAYHPLPADEQGGAKIASYALGDDYHDILPPRLQKIVEFIEDQIGLPIPNRYYTDSGPILERELAQRAGLGWVGKNSMLINPRAGSTFFLAEILLGIELEFDDPFPTDHCGTCTRCITACPTKCILPNRTIDATRCISYLTIENKGGIPEELRPKMGDWIFGCDICQQVCPWNRFSQPADPAFETKIPLPVLPNDLLLSSVEFNQRFKKSPVKRAKRRGYLRNMAVAVGNNGNKKDIPPLEKVMHAAREEPLIQKHAEWALKKIKNETITHSNQ, from the coding sequence ATGACCCGCTCCCAGACGATGACCCCGACAAAAATGGCAGACATCCCCGAAGACTTGAAAGAACGAATAAAGATAAAAGCAAAACAGCTGGGATTTATCCTGGCTGGCGTTACTTCTCCCCAGCCGCCCGCGCACCATCATGTCTTTGAAGAATGGCTCAACAAAAACATGCACGGCTCAATGCATTATCTTGCCGAAGAAAGAAACCGCATCCGCCGCGCAGACCCGAAAAAAATCCTGCCGGAATGCAAATCCATTCTTGTGCTGGCAATGGCGTATCATCCACTCCCCGCCGACGAACAGGGTGGGGCAAAAATTGCATCCTACGCGCTCGGTGACGACTATCACGACATCCTCCCGCCGCGTTTGCAAAAGATCGTCGAATTTATCGAAGACCAAATCGGGCTGCCCATCCCCAACCGCTATTACACGGATAGCGGTCCCATCCTCGAACGCGAACTAGCCCAACGTGCAGGCCTGGGCTGGGTGGGCAAAAATTCCATGCTCATCAACCCGCGGGCGGGCTCCACCTTTTTCCTGGCAGAGATCCTGCTCGGCATTGAACTCGAATTCGACGACCCCTTCCCCACTGATCACTGCGGCACATGCACACGCTGTATCACCGCCTGCCCCACGAAATGTATCCTGCCAAACCGCACCATTGACGCAACCCGGTGTATCTCCTACCTGACCATCGAAAATAAAGGGGGGATCCCCGAAGAACTGCGCCCCAAAATGGGGGATTGGATTTTCGGATGCGATATCTGTCAGCAAGTATGCCCCTGGAATCGCTTCTCCCAACCGGCTGACCCAGCCTTTGAGACGAAAATCCCGCTTCCAGTCCTGCCCAATGACCTGCTTCTGTCATCCGTTGAGTTTAACCAACGCTTCAAGAAATCCCCCGTCAAACGCGCCAAACGACGCGGTTATCTGCGCAACATGGCTGTTGCCGTTGGGAACAATGGAAACAAAAAAGATATTCCCCCCCTCGAAAAAGTCATGCACGCTGCGCGTGAAGAACCTTTGATTCAGAAACATGCCGAATGGGCCTTGAAAAAAATCAAAAATGAAACGATTACTCATAGCAACCAATAA
- the rdgB gene encoding RdgB/HAM1 family non-canonical purine NTP pyrophosphatase, whose protein sequence is MKRLLIATNNKGKVEEIQDLLKDTGIQLITPLDINLKLEVDEDGTTYAENSSKKAFAFAQASGLIALGDDSGLEVDGLDGAPGLYSARYSPKPGAKDADRRAFLLQNLKGKPRPWKAHFHATIAIAKPSGEVEIAEGDCFGEIIPEERGTGGFGYDPIFLLTDLGKTMAELEMDEKNRISHRARAVMSALPILKKMFGL, encoded by the coding sequence ATGAAACGATTACTCATAGCAACCAATAACAAGGGGAAAGTCGAAGAAATACAAGACCTGTTGAAAGATACAGGCATCCAACTCATCACACCGCTGGACATCAATCTAAAACTTGAAGTGGATGAAGACGGCACAACCTATGCGGAAAATTCATCCAAAAAGGCCTTTGCCTTCGCCCAGGCCAGCGGACTGATCGCCCTCGGAGATGATTCCGGTCTCGAGGTGGATGGGTTGGATGGCGCACCCGGATTATATTCAGCAAGGTACTCCCCAAAACCCGGCGCAAAGGATGCAGACCGTCGCGCCTTTTTATTGCAAAACTTAAAAGGTAAGCCCCGCCCATGGAAGGCACACTTCCACGCGACGATTGCCATTGCAAAGCCATCCGGCGAAGTTGAAATTGCCGAGGGGGATTGCTTTGGAGAGATCATCCCCGAAGAACGCGGCACGGGCGGCTTTGGGTACGATCCGATCTTTCTGTTGACTGACCTTGGCAAAACAATGGCGGAATTGGAGATGGACGAAAAGAATCGAATCAGTCACCGTGCACGGGCGGTCATGAGTGCATTGCCGATCTTAAAGAAAATGTTCGGGCTGTAA
- a CDS encoding alpha/beta hydrolase yields MPKSAGLHYFVREAKDCNPQRPPIILIHGAGGTYLSWPPQIRRLAGEKIYAPDLPGHGQSEGTGRRSIEEYAGAVINFMDAENIQDAALAGISMGSAIALMLALKHPKRMAGLVLIGGGAKMPVAKNTLETIGNPDTFDAAVEFVNSSFFSPTASPDLIRLSRQGLLKTDPSVLLGDFLACNQFDATSRLSEIRIPTLVLCGEKDKMMPPKFSGFLRDSVSNARLHLVPSAGHMLQLEKPDIVADLLKKFMDEFALPSAP; encoded by the coding sequence ATGCCCAAATCTGCAGGATTACATTATTTTGTCCGTGAGGCAAAAGACTGCAACCCCCAGCGCCCGCCCATCATCCTGATCCATGGTGCGGGCGGTACTTATTTATCCTGGCCTCCGCAAATTCGCAGACTGGCTGGCGAAAAAATTTATGCGCCTGACCTGCCCGGGCATGGACAGTCGGAAGGCACGGGCAGGCGATCCATTGAAGAATATGCCGGTGCTGTGATCAACTTTATGGATGCGGAAAATATTCAAGATGCTGCGTTGGCAGGGATTTCGATGGGCAGTGCCATCGCGCTCATGCTTGCATTGAAGCACCCAAAAAGGATGGCAGGGCTGGTTTTGATCGGTGGCGGCGCAAAAATGCCTGTGGCAAAAAACACCCTTGAAACAATCGGCAATCCGGATACATTTGATGCCGCGGTGGAGTTCGTGAATTCCAGTTTTTTCAGTCCAACTGCTTCGCCTGATTTGATACGGCTTTCAAGGCAGGGTTTGTTGAAAACAGACCCCTCCGTCCTGCTCGGCGATTTCCTTGCCTGCAATCAATTCGATGCCACAAGCCGGCTCTCTGAGATAAGAATTCCAACGCTCGTCCTTTGCGGCGAAAAGGATAAAATGATGCCCCCGAAGTTTTCTGGATTTTTGCGGGACAGCGTATCCAATGCGCGCCTTCATCTTGTACCTAGTGCGGGACACATGCTCCAACTTGAAAAGCCCGATATTGTCGCCGACCTGTTGAAAAAATTTATGGACGAATTTGCGCTTCCTTCCGCGCCTTAA
- a CDS encoding GAF domain-containing sensor histidine kinase translates to MMRRFDTPYMADWFAISLRWIMLVGLIVSLGLAQKIDVVSMWPLGLMIIWNLAMTALASLNLRMTFHRRISILMDLVLAGAFFWVQGGLRGPAFWTGLLPILTGSIYFEFFGALVTALLFSGIVVYAGLKIEGDLSLASVVAVILLGLSLIFGFLGRRMMAHMRENRALWMDAEEKKRAIQNERMRAIYELTSTLSSTLSYKRVLDSSLDMSATALSPDPEQSGSDPLVGAVMLFNGGKLRIGSARRLTSADMRVTFDGAEGVLKKALDEGDPMTFKDIGYDPELGRVIALRNCISGYCFPLRSGFNVYGVLLFAHPQPDYFNPERLKMLEIIGRQAVIAIQNARLYQDLVEEKERMVEVHEEARKKLARDLHDGPTQSVAAIAMRLNITRRMMAKDVNSANDEIVKLEELAHRTTKEIRHMLFTLRPLILESQGLNAAVQSMADKMMETFSQKVVVNIDERVTNQLEMGKQGVIFYIIEEAVNNARKHASAESITVRLRQMEPGIILLEIVDNGVGFDVKAMSQSYDKRANSSLGMVNLRERAELVNGIFQIDSAVGRGTKVQVYIPFTEDAADRLHHPRTKK, encoded by the coding sequence ATGATGCGCAGATTCGACACCCCCTACATGGCAGACTGGTTTGCCATTTCATTGCGATGGATCATGTTGGTAGGCTTGATCGTATCACTTGGGCTGGCGCAAAAGATCGACGTTGTTTCCATGTGGCCCCTGGGTTTAATGATCATATGGAACCTCGCCATGACCGCGCTGGCGAGTTTGAATTTGCGCATGACCTTTCATCGCCGCATCAGCATCCTGATGGACCTGGTTTTGGCGGGTGCTTTTTTCTGGGTGCAGGGTGGTCTGCGCGGCCCTGCATTTTGGACCGGCTTGTTGCCGATCCTGACAGGTTCGATCTATTTTGAATTTTTTGGCGCGTTGGTCACTGCGCTTTTATTCTCGGGTATTGTCGTCTATGCAGGATTGAAAATAGAGGGGGATCTCTCGCTCGCATCGGTCGTTGCGGTGATATTACTTGGATTGAGCCTAATATTTGGCTTTCTTGGCCGCCGCATGATGGCGCACATGCGGGAGAACCGCGCCTTGTGGATGGACGCAGAGGAGAAGAAGCGCGCCATTCAAAACGAACGCATGCGTGCCATTTATGAATTGACCTCCACCCTTTCCTCCACGCTCAGTTATAAGCGGGTGCTTGATTCTTCCCTGGACATGAGCGCGACCGCTTTAAGTCCCGACCCCGAGCAATCGGGCAGTGATCCGCTTGTGGGCGCTGTGATGTTGTTCAATGGCGGCAAATTGCGGATTGGTTCCGCCAGACGCTTGACAAGCGCAGACATGCGTGTCACCTTTGACGGCGCAGAGGGGGTGCTTAAGAAAGCGCTTGATGAAGGCGACCCGATGACCTTCAAGGATATTGGCTATGATCCCGAACTTGGTCGTGTGATTGCACTGCGGAATTGCATCAGCGGATATTGCTTCCCTTTGCGGAGCGGATTCAATGTCTATGGCGTCCTCCTGTTTGCCCACCCGCAGCCTGATTACTTCAATCCAGAACGTCTCAAAATGCTGGAGATTATCGGCAGGCAGGCGGTCATTGCAATTCAGAATGCGCGTTTGTATCAGGACCTTGTGGAAGAGAAGGAACGCATGGTGGAGGTGCATGAGGAGGCACGCAAGAAACTGGCGCGTGACCTGCACGATGGACCCACCCAGTCTGTAGCGGCGATAGCAATGCGGTTGAACATTACACGCCGTATGATGGCGAAGGATGTCAATTCTGCCAATGATGAGATCGTCAAGCTCGAAGAACTGGCACACCGTACCACAAAGGAAATCCGCCACATGCTTTTTACCCTGCGTCCGCTCATCCTCGAATCCCAGGGACTTAATGCAGCGGTGCAGTCGATGGCCGATAAAATGATGGAGACCTTCTCGCAAAAAGTGGTGGTGAACATCGACGAACGCGTCACCAACCAGCTGGAGATGGGCAAGCAGGGCGTGATCTTTTATATCATTGAAGAAGCGGTAAACAATGCCCGTAAACACGCGTCCGCCGAATCCATTACTGTGCGCCTGCGTCAAATGGAACCCGGCATTATCCTCCTGGAGATCGTGGATAACGGCGTGGGGTTTGATGTGAAGGCCATGTCACAGTCGTATGATAAACGTGCAAATAGCAGCCTTGGAATGGTGAACCTGCGCGAACGCGCCGAACTAGTGAATGGCATCTTTCAGATCGACTCTGCCGTGGGCCGCGGCACAAAAGTGCAGGTATATATTCCATTCACGGAAGATGCTGCAGACCGCCTGCATCACCCGCGCACCAAGAAATAA
- a CDS encoding sulfotransferase domain-containing protein, with the protein MIVLSVGMPRAGSGWHYNLIHDLMKTTGCADAHAIRERYRLQKILTEVNCNIGVLSTRRLAMVTLPALMGNTFVIKAHAGPTNASRLLASLGLLRITYIYRDPRDAMLSAYDFGRRALAKGRPNAFSHLSDFEKSVDFMMEYIHIWERWVNEKNVLVARYEELLTNYDEESARLTDYLKLNGSRPEVRAVIEQYRPGVSDARQGLHFYKGRIGRFREVYSDEQKGELRRKLEPYFKRMGYEA; encoded by the coding sequence ATGATCGTTCTTTCCGTCGGGATGCCACGCGCTGGTTCAGGCTGGCATTACAACCTCATCCATGACCTCATGAAAACCACGGGCTGTGCCGATGCGCACGCCATTCGTGAGCGTTACCGCCTGCAAAAAATCCTTACTGAGGTTAATTGCAATATCGGGGTGCTTTCCACGAGGCGCCTTGCGATGGTGACCCTGCCCGCCTTGATGGGAAATACCTTTGTCATCAAGGCCCACGCAGGACCGACGAACGCCTCGCGCCTCCTCGCAAGCCTTGGCCTGCTTCGCATCACATATATTTACCGCGATCCCCGTGATGCCATGCTCTCTGCCTACGATTTTGGGCGGCGCGCGCTTGCAAAGGGACGTCCCAACGCCTTTTCCCATCTATCTGATTTTGAAAAGAGTGTCGACTTTATGATGGAGTATATCCACATCTGGGAGAGGTGGGTGAACGAGAAGAATGTGCTGGTTGCCCGCTATGAAGAACTTCTGACGAACTATGATGAGGAATCAGCCAGACTGACGGATTATCTCAAATTAAATGGGAGCCGGCCCGAGGTCCGCGCGGTGATCGAGCAGTATCGCCCGGGTGTCTCGGATGCCCGGCAGGGTCTTCATTTTTACAAGGGCAGGATCGGAAGGTTCCGTGAAGTCTATAGTGACGAGCAGAAAGGGGAATTACGGAGGAAGTTGGAGCCGTATTTCAAACGTATGGGATATGAAGCCTAG
- a CDS encoding O-antigen ligase family protein — MKTSVRSAFSVVSDLDKFIYLLWGLALLTLPVTSFRWFPFLDNSALVRPLALYPLALLLPLLLVQAWHKRTSLHWANALIPLGAFLLFVFVATILGILNDPIPLRGQDYIGRSIRALATLMIGVAFFVGAAWMNKTEADFRFTVKWIFAGLCLNLAWSGLQAATFYTGLIEKETVTHWQLAFSMRELVRTNRISGLAYEPAWLAGQLATIFIPFLFAAILTEFRLTQRGWLEPVLLVLTTLVLLATYSRGGLLTTVAAAGLTFLFLGRDVLRPAWTWFTRGVRGHITGILLRVALLVVVVGGIAGALLFLGQRDYFRSLVNFEADSLSEYMVNIRAGARGAYSSAAFAVFEEHPFSGVGLGASGFTMYQNLPNWSLTTVPEIARQLSTDNRLYPNPKNMYARLLAETGLIGFFLFLAFQFHVLGDALSLLKRSELWARFAATAGVFAWLAITFYNFTQDSLTTPNVWLVSGILVGLSATSLHKEIT, encoded by the coding sequence ATGAAAACCTCTGTGCGCTCGGCGTTCTCTGTGGTGAGCGATTTGGACAAATTCATCTACCTCCTCTGGGGTCTGGCACTGCTCACTCTGCCCGTCACCAGTTTTCGCTGGTTCCCGTTTTTGGACAACAGCGCCTTGGTGCGTCCGCTGGCGTTGTATCCGCTCGCACTCCTACTCCCGCTTTTGCTTGTCCAAGCATGGCACAAGCGGACTTCCCTACATTGGGCAAACGCACTCATTCCGCTTGGCGCGTTCCTGCTCTTCGTCTTTGTCGCAACCATCCTCGGCATACTCAACGACCCCATCCCATTGCGCGGGCAGGACTACATCGGACGCTCCATCCGCGCCCTCGCCACCCTGATGATCGGTGTCGCCTTCTTTGTGGGCGCGGCCTGGATGAATAAAACCGAAGCCGATTTCCGTTTCACCGTCAAATGGATTTTTGCCGGGCTGTGCCTCAACCTCGCCTGGAGCGGCTTGCAAGCCGCCACCTTTTACACGGGCTTGATCGAAAAAGAAACGGTCACACACTGGCAGCTTGCCTTCTCCATGCGCGAACTTGTCCGTACCAACCGCATCTCTGGGCTGGCATACGAACCTGCCTGGCTGGCAGGTCAACTCGCCACGATCTTTATTCCCTTCCTCTTCGCCGCCATCTTGACGGAATTCCGCCTAACCCAACGGGGATGGCTGGAACCTGTGCTGCTCGTTTTAACTACCCTGGTGCTTCTCGCCACTTACTCCCGCGGCGGATTATTAACCACAGTCGCTGCCGCCGGCTTGACGTTCCTATTCCTTGGGCGGGATGTTCTCCGCCCCGCCTGGACATGGTTTACCCGCGGCGTTCGCGGGCATATCACAGGGATTCTCCTGCGTGTCGCTCTGCTCGTCGTCGTTGTCGGTGGGATCGCAGGCGCATTGCTCTTCCTTGGTCAAAGGGATTATTTCCGCAGTTTGGTGAATTTTGAAGCCGATAGCCTTAGCGAATATATGGTCAACATCCGCGCGGGCGCACGCGGCGCATATTCATCCGCCGCATTTGCCGTGTTTGAAGAACATCCCTTCAGCGGAGTCGGCCTGGGCGCCAGCGGATTCACCATGTACCAAAACCTGCCGAACTGGTCCCTGACCACCGTGCCCGAAATTGCGCGGCAGTTAAGCACCGACAACCGTCTATACCCCAACCCCAAAAACATGTACGCCCGCCTGCTCGCAGAGACGGGCTTGATTGGATTTTTCCTGTTCCTCGCCTTCCAATTCCATGTGCTTGGAGATGCCCTCTCCCTTCTAAAAAGGAGCGAACTCTGGGCGCGCTTTGCCGCTACTGCCGGGGTATTTGCGTGGCTGGCAATCACCTTTTATAATTTCACCCAGGATTCGCTCACAACGCCCAATGTCTGGCTGGTCTCCGGGATACTGGTTGGGCTGTCTGCCACTTCACTGCATAAGGAAATCACATGA
- a CDS encoding glycosyltransferase family 2 protein, with amino-acid sequence MKLVALPLVSIVTPSFNQSDFLEETIKSVLEQDYPRIEYIVVDGGSTDGSLDLIKKYEGKLAWWVSEQDKGQTDAINRGFNRAKGDILAWINSDDTYNPGAVGEAVKYLIGNPQAAMVYADCNFIDEDGKVIGKFKSAQTDYRRLRQGYVHIPQQTMFFRAKYWKEAGPLDPSFYFAMDYDLWTRIAAKAPIKYLPGKVWANFRIHASSKTNVNDERGWREILRVHYRDGGSFFSLIVAKYYLRKIIGPLWKWRIKRI; translated from the coding sequence ATGAAACTTGTTGCCCTGCCTCTCGTCTCCATTGTGACACCATCCTTTAATCAGTCCGATTTCCTTGAAGAGACCATCAAATCTGTTTTGGAACAGGATTACCCGCGTATCGAATACATCGTCGTGGACGGCGGCTCCACCGACGGCAGCCTGGATCTCATCAAAAAGTACGAGGGGAAACTCGCCTGGTGGGTCAGTGAACAGGATAAGGGCCAGACGGATGCGATCAATAGGGGGTTCAACCGGGCAAAAGGCGACATCCTGGCGTGGATCAATTCGGACGATACCTATAATCCAGGTGCCGTTGGCGAGGCTGTAAAATACCTCATCGGAAATCCGCAAGCTGCCATGGTATATGCAGACTGCAACTTTATTGATGAAGATGGCAAGGTGATCGGCAAATTCAAATCAGCGCAGACGGATTACCGCCGACTGCGTCAGGGATATGTGCACATCCCGCAGCAGACGATGTTCTTCCGCGCGAAATACTGGAAGGAAGCAGGTCCCCTTGACCCGTCTTTTTATTTTGCAATGGATTACGATCTCTGGACGCGCATCGCTGCGAAAGCCCCCATTAAATATTTACCAGGCAAAGTGTGGGCAAATTTTCGCATCCACGCTTCCAGTAAAACGAACGTGAACGACGAGCGCGGCTGGAGGGAAATACTGCGCGTGCATTACCGCGATGGCGGTAGTTTTTTCTCCTTGATTGTGGCAAAATACTACCTAAGAAAAATAATCGGTCCGCTTTGGAAATGGCGAATCAAACGAATATGA